In Pseudomonas coleopterorum, the genomic window ACTGGGCCAGCAGGCTGCCCAGGCGCGGACGCAGTTCCTGGCGAGAAATGATCATGTCGATGGCGCCATGCTCGATGAGGAACTCGCTGCGCTGGAAGCCTTCGGGGAGTTTCTCGCGCACGGTCTGCTCGATCACGCGCGGGCCGGCGAAACCGATCAGCGCCTTGGGCTCGGCGACGATCACATCACCCAGCATGGCCAGGCTGGCGGAGACGCCACCGTAGACCGGGTCGGTCAGCACCGAAATGAACGGAATGCCCTCTTCGCGCAGGCGCGCCAGAACCGCCGAGGTCTTGGCCATCTGCATCAGCGAGATCAGGGCTTCCTGCATGCGCGCACCACCGGAGGCGGCGAAGCAGATCATCGGGCAGCGATTTTCCAGGGCATAGTTGGCGGCGCGCACGAAGCGCTCGCCGACGATGGCGCCCATGGAGCCACCCATGAAGGAGAATTCGAAGGCGCTGGCCACCACGGGCATGCCCAGCAGGGTGCCGCTCATGGAGATCAACGCATCCTTTTCACCGGTCTGCTTCTGCGCAGCGGTCAGGCGATCCTTGTATTTCTTGCCGTCGCGGAATTTCAGGCGATCGACCGGCTCCAGATCGGCGCCAAGCTCGGCACGGCCCTCTTCGTCGAGGAAGATGTTCAGGCGCGCACGTGCTCCGATACGCATGTGGTGGTTGCACTTGGGGCAGACGTCGAGAGTCTTCTCCAGCTCCGGACGGTACAGCACTGCTTCGCAGGACGGGCACTTGTGCCACAGGCCTTCGGGCACCGAGCTTTTCTTCACTTCCGATCGCATGATCGAAGGGATCAGCTTGTCTACCAACCAGTTGCTCATGCTTTATTTCTCCAGTACCGGGGACTGCTGGCCTGGCCAGGTCCCGCGCATGCTCTTGAGCGTATTCAGATATGAAACGAATGCGTGGGCGATCGTG contains:
- the accD gene encoding acetyl-CoA carboxylase, carboxyltransferase subunit beta encodes the protein MSNWLVDKLIPSIMRSEVKKSSVPEGLWHKCPSCEAVLYRPELEKTLDVCPKCNHHMRIGARARLNIFLDEEGRAELGADLEPVDRLKFRDGKKYKDRLTAAQKQTGEKDALISMSGTLLGMPVVASAFEFSFMGGSMGAIVGERFVRAANYALENRCPMICFAASGGARMQEALISLMQMAKTSAVLARLREEGIPFISVLTDPVYGGVSASLAMLGDVIVAEPKALIGFAGPRVIEQTVREKLPEGFQRSEFLIEHGAIDMIISRQELRPRLGSLLAQFMGLPTPTYVAAPIEPIVVPPAPANV